The proteins below come from a single Piscinibacter gummiphilus genomic window:
- a CDS encoding ScpA family protein, whose protein sequence is MAADAAPDAAVPQVVDHIAVARLYGEPLFQLPQDLYIPPDALEVFLEAFEGPLDLLLYLIRKQNFNILDIPLASVTRQYLAYVDQIRKTNLELASEYLLMAAMLIEIKSRMLLPPKKVAEGEEPEDPRAELVRRLLEYEQIKLAAARLDALPVLGRDFLRAQVVIEQSLTPRFPDVNADELRAAWQDILKRAKLNQHHTITREQLSVREHMSIVLRRLQGRRFALFEDLFELNRGPQVLVVTFIAMLELAREHLLEVTQAEAFAPIYVRLAYQPA, encoded by the coding sequence ATGGCGGCCGACGCGGCGCCTGATGCAGCAGTTCCGCAGGTGGTGGACCACATCGCCGTGGCGCGCCTGTACGGCGAGCCGCTCTTCCAGCTGCCGCAGGACCTCTACATCCCGCCCGATGCGCTGGAGGTTTTTCTCGAGGCCTTCGAAGGCCCGCTCGACTTGCTGCTCTACCTGATCCGCAAGCAGAACTTCAACATCCTCGACATCCCGCTGGCCAGCGTCACGCGCCAGTACCTCGCCTACGTCGACCAGATCCGCAAGACCAACCTCGAGCTGGCCAGCGAATACCTGCTGATGGCCGCGATGCTGATCGAGATCAAGTCGCGCATGCTGCTGCCACCGAAGAAGGTGGCCGAAGGTGAAGAGCCGGAAGACCCGCGTGCCGAACTGGTGCGCCGCCTGCTCGAATACGAGCAGATCAAGCTTGCAGCCGCACGGCTCGACGCGCTGCCGGTGCTGGGCCGCGATTTCCTGCGGGCGCAGGTGGTGATCGAACAGTCGCTCACGCCGCGCTTCCCCGACGTCAATGCCGACGAACTTCGGGCCGCCTGGCAAGACATCTTGAAGCGCGCCAAGCTCAACCAGCACCACACCATCACCCGCGAGCAGCTGTCGGTGCGCGAGCACATGAGCATCGTGCTGCGCCGCCTGCAAGGCCGCCGCTTCGCCCTGTTCGAAGATCTCTTCGAACTCAACCGCGGGCCGCAGGTGCTGGTCGTCACCTTCATCGCCATGCTGGAACTGGCCCGCGAGCACCTGCTCGAAGTCACCCAGGCCGAAGCCTTCGCACCGATCTACGTCCGCCTGGCCTACCAGCCGGCCTGA
- a CDS encoding DUF3460 family protein, translating into MPLFWKPYKSEITSFIEELKAKRPTLEEEQRRGRALLWDKPIDREAQAEYRDARVPQQPYVYQNNTKR; encoded by the coding sequence ATGCCGCTGTTCTGGAAGCCGTACAAGTCCGAGATCACCTCGTTCATCGAGGAACTGAAGGCCAAGCGCCCGACGCTCGAAGAAGAGCAGCGCCGCGGCCGCGCCCTGTTGTGGGACAAGCCCATCGACCGCGAGGCGCAGGCCGAGTACCGCGACGCCCGCGTGCCGCAGCAGCCCTACGTGTACCAGAACAACACGAAACGCTGA
- the panB gene encoding 3-methyl-2-oxobutanoate hydroxymethyltransferase: MTTAEQSLYGGGSAPKERKPVTLHRIREMQAAGEPITMLTCYDASFAKLLDAAGVDTLLIGDSLGMVLQGRSSTLPVTLEETAYHIRSVQAGNRNAFVLGDMPFGSYQESKEQAMRSATVLMQAGAQMVKLEGGGWTTETVRFLVERGVPVCAHLGLTPQSVHAIGGYRIQGKSADGAATLKQHAKELSDAGAAMCVLELVPAALAKEITQSVAMATIGIGASNACSGQVLVLHDMLNVTQGKLPRFVRNFMDGAPSIKAAIEAYVAAVKSRTFPDDAVHGY; the protein is encoded by the coding sequence ATGACCACGGCCGAGCAGTCGCTCTACGGGGGAGGCTCGGCGCCGAAAGAGCGCAAGCCCGTCACGCTGCACCGCATCCGCGAAATGCAGGCCGCGGGTGAGCCCATCACCATGCTCACCTGCTACGACGCGAGCTTTGCCAAGTTGCTCGACGCCGCGGGTGTCGACACCCTCCTGATCGGCGACTCGCTCGGCATGGTCCTGCAAGGCCGCAGCAGCACGCTGCCGGTCACGCTCGAAGAGACCGCGTACCACATCCGCAGCGTGCAGGCGGGCAACCGCAACGCCTTCGTGCTGGGCGACATGCCCTTCGGCAGCTATCAAGAGTCGAAAGAGCAGGCCATGCGCAGCGCGACCGTGCTGATGCAGGCCGGCGCGCAGATGGTCAAGCTCGAAGGCGGCGGCTGGACGACCGAGACGGTGCGCTTCCTCGTCGAGCGCGGCGTGCCGGTGTGTGCGCACCTGGGTCTCACGCCACAGTCGGTGCATGCAATCGGCGGCTACCGCATCCAGGGCAAGAGCGCCGATGGCGCGGCCACGCTCAAGCAGCATGCGAAGGAGCTGTCGGACGCGGGTGCCGCGATGTGCGTGCTCGAACTCGTGCCGGCCGCCCTCGCCAAAGAGATCACGCAAAGCGTGGCGATGGCCACCATCGGCATCGGCGCCAGCAACGCGTGCTCGGGTCAGGTGCTGGTGCTGCACGACATGCTCAACGTCACCCAGGGCAAGCTGCCCCGCTTCGTGCGCAACTTCATGGACGGCGCGCCCAGCATCAAGGCGGCCATCGAAGCCTACGTGGCGGCGGTGAAGTCGCGCACATTCCCCGACGACGCCGTGCACGGGTACTGA
- the apbC gene encoding iron-sulfur cluster carrier protein ApbC — MPATEAAILDALKSVIDPNTGKDFVSTKLVKNLQVSGGSVSFDVELGYPAKSQIEGLAHALTLAARGVPGVDAVTPRITSKVVAHAVQRGVQLLPNVKNIVAVASGKGGVGKSTTAVNLALALAAEGASVGVLDADIYGPSQPTMLGVEGRPDSADGKTMEPKENHGVQVMSIGFLVEPDNAMIWRGPMATQALDQLLRQTNWRDLDYLIVDMPPGTGDIALTLAQRVPLTGAVIVTTPQDIALIDAKRGVRMFEKVGVPILGLVENMAMHVCSNCGHVEHIFGADGGKQMAAEFKIDYLGAMPLSKNIRLQADSGAPTVVSEPDSEITSLYKAMARQVAVKIAQRSKDFSSKFPTITVSKNT; from the coding sequence ATGCCTGCCACCGAAGCCGCGATCCTCGACGCGCTGAAATCCGTCATCGACCCCAATACTGGCAAGGACTTCGTCAGCACGAAGCTGGTCAAGAACCTGCAGGTGTCGGGGGGCAGCGTGAGCTTCGACGTGGAGCTGGGCTACCCGGCGAAGAGCCAGATCGAAGGCCTCGCGCATGCGCTGACGCTGGCGGCGCGTGGCGTGCCGGGCGTGGATGCGGTCACGCCGCGCATCACGTCCAAGGTCGTCGCCCACGCCGTGCAGCGCGGTGTGCAGTTGCTGCCCAACGTGAAGAACATCGTCGCCGTCGCCTCCGGCAAGGGCGGGGTGGGCAAGAGCACGACGGCCGTCAACCTCGCGCTTGCGCTCGCCGCCGAAGGCGCGAGCGTGGGCGTGCTCGATGCCGACATCTACGGGCCCAGCCAGCCCACCATGCTCGGCGTGGAGGGTCGCCCCGACAGCGCCGACGGCAAGACCATGGAGCCGAAGGAAAACCACGGCGTGCAGGTCATGTCGATCGGCTTCCTCGTCGAGCCCGACAACGCCATGATCTGGCGCGGCCCGATGGCCACCCAGGCGCTCGACCAGTTGCTGCGCCAGACCAACTGGCGCGACCTCGACTACCTCATCGTCGACATGCCCCCGGGCACCGGCGACATCGCCTTGACGCTCGCGCAGCGCGTGCCGCTCACCGGCGCGGTGATCGTGACCACCCCGCAGGACATCGCGCTCATCGACGCCAAGCGCGGCGTGCGCATGTTCGAGAAGGTGGGCGTGCCCATCCTCGGGCTGGTGGAGAACATGGCCATGCACGTGTGCTCCAACTGCGGCCACGTGGAGCACATCTTTGGCGCGGACGGCGGCAAGCAGATGGCCGCCGAGTTCAAGATCGACTACCTGGGCGCCATGCCCCTGTCGAAGAACATCCGCCTGCAGGCCGACTCGGGCGCCCCGACGGTGGTGTCCGAGCCCGACAGCGAGATCACGAGCCTCTACAAGGCGATGGCCCGCCAGGTGGCCGTGAAGATCGCGCAGCGCTCGAAGGACTTCTCGTCGAAGTTTCCGACGATCACTGTCTCCAAGAACACCTAG
- the metG gene encoding methionine--tRNA ligase — protein sequence MTRKLFVTTALPYANAPFHIGHMMEYIQADIWVRAQRMLGHEVHFVCADDAHGAPIMIAAEKAGKTPQQFVAEIAAGRKQYLDGFHIGFDNWHSTDGPENHALAQDIYRALRKQGLIAERVIEQFFDPVKSMFLPDRYIKGECPKCGAKDQYGDNCEVCGAVYAPTELKNPYSALSGATPVLKSSSHYFFQLSSDRCIEFLKDWTTTAGRLQPEVLNKIKEWFTVDEHGHVGLADWDISRDAPYFGIEIPDAPGKYFYVWLDAPVGYLASLKNLFDKTGRDFDAFMADPDVEQVHFIGKDIITFHTLFWPAMLHFSGRKTPNHINVHGFLSLGGEKMSKSRGTGLSPLKYLQLGMNAEWLRYYLAAKLNARVEDVEFNPEDFVARVNSDLVGKYINIASRAAGFLTKRFEGRLSSDVGVEGRTLLDGLRAHRATVVELYNERELGKALREIMLLADRVNEYVDQHKPWELAKQQGQDQVLQDVCTVCIEAFRVLTIYLKPVLPALAAQVEAFLRVEPMGFADAQRSLGAHTIGEYKHLMQRVDPKLLDALFEAPAPAAPPAPGGEPLADEIGIDDFTKVDLRIAKIVKAEHVEGSDKLLRLTLDVGEGKTRNVFSGIKSAYQPEQLEGKFTVMVANLAPRKMKFGVSEGMVLAASHADEKKNPGLYVLEPWPGATPGLRVR from the coding sequence ATGACCCGCAAGCTCTTCGTCACCACCGCCCTGCCCTACGCCAATGCGCCCTTCCACATCGGGCACATGATGGAGTACATCCAGGCCGACATCTGGGTGCGGGCGCAGCGCATGCTGGGCCACGAGGTGCACTTCGTCTGCGCCGACGATGCGCACGGCGCGCCGATCATGATCGCGGCCGAAAAGGCCGGCAAGACGCCGCAGCAGTTCGTGGCCGAGATCGCCGCGGGGCGCAAGCAGTACCTCGACGGCTTCCACATCGGCTTCGACAACTGGCACTCCACTGACGGCCCCGAGAACCACGCGCTCGCGCAAGACATCTACCGTGCGCTTCGCAAGCAGGGCCTGATCGCCGAGCGGGTGATCGAGCAGTTCTTCGACCCGGTGAAGAGCATGTTCCTGCCCGATCGCTACATCAAGGGCGAGTGCCCGAAGTGCGGGGCGAAAGACCAATACGGCGACAACTGCGAGGTGTGCGGTGCGGTGTATGCGCCCACGGAACTCAAGAACCCGTATTCGGCCTTGAGCGGCGCCACGCCGGTGCTCAAGAGCAGCTCGCACTATTTCTTCCAGCTCTCGTCCGACCGCTGCATCGAATTCCTGAAGGACTGGACCACCACTGCCGGCCGCCTGCAGCCCGAGGTGCTCAACAAGATCAAGGAGTGGTTCACCGTCGACGAACACGGCCACGTGGGCCTGGCCGACTGGGACATCTCGCGCGACGCGCCCTACTTCGGCATCGAGATCCCCGACGCGCCGGGCAAGTATTTCTACGTCTGGCTCGACGCACCCGTGGGCTACCTCGCCTCGCTGAAGAACCTCTTCGACAAGACCGGCCGCGACTTCGACGCCTTCATGGCCGACCCCGACGTGGAGCAGGTGCACTTCATCGGCAAGGACATCATCACCTTCCACACGCTCTTCTGGCCGGCGATGCTGCACTTCAGCGGCCGCAAGACGCCGAACCACATCAACGTGCACGGCTTCCTGTCGCTCGGCGGCGAGAAGATGAGCAAGAGCCGCGGCACCGGCCTGTCGCCGCTCAAGTACCTGCAGCTCGGCATGAACGCCGAATGGCTGCGCTACTACCTCGCGGCCAAGCTCAATGCGCGGGTCGAAGACGTGGAGTTCAACCCGGAAGACTTCGTCGCCCGCGTCAACAGTGACCTCGTCGGCAAGTACATCAACATCGCGAGCCGCGCGGCGGGCTTCCTCACCAAGCGCTTCGAGGGCCGGCTGTCGAGCGACGTCGGCGTCGAAGGCCGCACGCTGCTGGATGGGCTTCGCGCGCACCGCGCCACCGTCGTCGAGCTGTACAACGAGCGCGAGCTGGGCAAGGCGCTGCGCGAGATCATGCTGCTGGCCGACCGGGTGAACGAATACGTCGACCAGCACAAGCCCTGGGAGCTCGCCAAGCAGCAAGGCCAGGACCAGGTGCTGCAGGACGTCTGCACCGTCTGCATCGAAGCCTTCCGCGTGCTCACGATCTACCTGAAGCCCGTGCTGCCGGCGCTGGCCGCGCAGGTCGAGGCCTTCCTGCGTGTGGAGCCTATGGGCTTCGCCGACGCGCAGCGTTCGCTGGGCGCACACACCATCGGCGAATACAAGCACCTGATGCAGCGTGTCGACCCGAAACTGCTCGACGCCCTCTTCGAAGCCCCCGCCCCGGCCGCGCCACCCGCCCCCGGGGGCGAGCCGCTTGCCGACGAGATCGGCATCGACGACTTCACCAAGGTCGATCTGCGCATCGCCAAGATCGTGAAGGCCGAGCACGTCGAAGGCTCCGACAAGCTGCTGCGCCTGACGCTCGACGTAGGCGAAGGCAAGACGCGCAACGTGTTCAGCGGCATCAAGTCGGCCTACCAGCCCGAGCAGCTCGAAGGCAAGTTCACCGTGATGGTGGCCAACCTCGCGCCGCGCAAGATGAAGTTCGGCGTGAGCGAGGGCATGGTTCTTGCGGCTTCGCATGCCGATGAGAAGAAGAACCCCGGCCTCTACGTCCTCGAACCCTGGCCCGGCGCCACGCCGGGGCTGAGGGTGCGCTGA
- a CDS encoding SulP family inorganic anion transporter, which produces MKRPGIDLAVFRPRIVDALKGYDRRRFLGDVGAGVTVGVVALPLAMAFAIASGVKPEQGLFTAIIGGLLVAALGGSSVQIGGPAGAFIVIVYGIVQRYGLTNLLIATALAGVLMFALGLFKLGALVRYIPVTIVIGFTNGIAVLIAFSQIKDLLGLSVAKLPSDFFSQVHLLATHLHTLNVHALGLGAATVAMLFFWPRLFSPGSLLPSHLLEGHTLRTASRVPGPIVALVVLSALAWWLKMPVETIGSRFGGIPQTLPSLELPPFSWQSAKELVIPTFTIALLGGVESLLCARIADNLTDPPRHDPNQELMAQGVANFVVPFFGGIPVTGTIARTVTNIRAGARTPVAGIVHSLTLLLIVLLAAPLAMNVPLAVLAGIVLFAAWNMGEWHEFARLRRFSLPYRTVLLGTFLLTVIFDLTVAVQVGLVMACGFFIYRMSSLFRTDLAPDSPPGVQVYRLYGTLFFGAVGKIETISQQLPPGTHAVVLEMHQLVSIDNSGLDALMQLHKTLARQGVHLILCDLNEQPRELVRRAGFDAELGLDNVTSHLGAALARAVDPTRRASTA; this is translated from the coding sequence GTGAAGCGCCCCGGCATCGACCTCGCCGTCTTCCGGCCCCGGATCGTCGATGCGCTGAAGGGCTACGACCGCCGCCGTTTCCTCGGCGACGTCGGGGCCGGTGTCACGGTGGGCGTGGTCGCACTGCCACTCGCGATGGCCTTCGCCATCGCCTCCGGCGTGAAGCCCGAGCAGGGCCTCTTCACCGCCATCATCGGCGGCCTGCTGGTGGCGGCCCTCGGCGGCTCCAGCGTGCAAATCGGCGGGCCGGCCGGCGCATTCATCGTGATCGTCTACGGCATCGTGCAGCGCTACGGCCTCACCAACCTGCTGATCGCCACCGCACTGGCCGGCGTGCTCATGTTTGCGCTAGGGCTCTTCAAGCTCGGAGCCTTGGTGCGCTACATCCCGGTCACCATCGTCATCGGCTTCACCAACGGCATCGCGGTGCTGATCGCCTTCTCGCAGATCAAGGACCTGCTTGGCCTCTCGGTCGCCAAGCTGCCGAGCGACTTCTTCTCGCAGGTTCATCTGCTGGCCACGCATCTGCACACCCTGAACGTGCACGCGCTCGGCCTCGGCGCGGCCACCGTGGCCATGCTCTTCTTCTGGCCGCGGCTCTTCAGCCCCGGCTCGCTGCTGCCCTCGCACCTGCTGGAAGGCCACACGCTGCGCACCGCCTCGCGAGTGCCGGGGCCCATCGTCGCCCTCGTGGTGCTGTCGGCGCTCGCGTGGTGGCTCAAGATGCCGGTCGAGACGATCGGCTCGCGCTTCGGCGGCATTCCGCAGACCCTGCCGTCGCTGGAACTGCCACCCTTCAGCTGGCAAAGCGCCAAAGAACTCGTCATTCCCACCTTCACCATCGCGCTGCTCGGGGGTGTGGAGTCGCTGCTGTGCGCGCGCATCGCCGACAACCTCACCGACCCGCCGCGCCACGACCCAAACCAGGAGCTGATGGCCCAGGGTGTCGCCAACTTCGTCGTGCCGTTCTTCGGCGGCATTCCGGTCACCGGCACCATCGCCCGCACCGTCACCAACATCCGCGCCGGCGCCAGGACACCCGTCGCCGGCATCGTGCACTCGCTCACGCTGCTGCTCATCGTGCTGCTGGCGGCACCGCTTGCGATGAACGTGCCGCTCGCGGTGCTGGCGGGCATCGTGCTCTTCGCCGCCTGGAACATGGGCGAGTGGCACGAATTCGCCCGCCTGCGCCGCTTCAGCCTGCCCTACCGCACCGTACTGCTGGGCACCTTCCTGCTGACAGTCATCTTCGACCTCACGGTAGCGGTGCAGGTGGGCCTGGTGATGGCCTGCGGTTTCTTCATCTACCGCATGAGCAGCCTCTTCCGCACCGACCTCGCCCCCGACAGCCCACCCGGCGTGCAGGTCTACCGCCTCTACGGCACGCTGTTCTTCGGCGCCGTCGGCAAGATCGAGACGATCTCGCAGCAGCTGCCCCCCGGCACCCACGCCGTGGTGCTGGAAATGCACCAGCTGGTGTCCATCGACAACTCCGGCCTGGACGCCCTGATGCAACTGCACAAGACCCTGGCGCGGCAGGGCGTGCACCTCATCCTGTGCGACTTGAACGAGCAACCACGCGAGCTGGTGCGGCGCGCCGGATTCGACGCCGAGCTGGGCCTGGACAACGTCACCTCCCACCTGGGTGCCGCCCTGGCCAGGGCGGTCGATCCCACCCGGCGAGCTTCGACGGCTTAA
- the bioB gene encoding biotin synthase BioB has translation MQETAVRVHPRKPAALAAASRWTVAEIEALFDLPFTELMHRAQTVHREHFDPTEVQLSTLLSIKTGGCPEDCSYCPQAARYDTGVEASKVMDCDAVLDAARRAQAAGATRFCMGAAWRSPKDRDIEKVAELVSAVKSLGLETCATLGMLEDGHAETLQQAGLDYYNHNIDTAPDKYGDIISTRQFQDRLDTLQRVRGAGVKVCCGGIVGMGETRTQRAALVAELANMDPYPESVPINNLVQVPGTPLHGSEKLDPLEFVRTIAVARITMPKSRVRLSAGRQQLGEAVQTLCFLAGANSIFYGDKLLTTGNPDVQADQELLAKLGMTTS, from the coding sequence ATGCAAGAAACCGCTGTCCGCGTCCACCCCCGCAAGCCCGCCGCCCTTGCGGCCGCCAGCCGCTGGACCGTGGCCGAGATCGAGGCGCTCTTCGATTTGCCTTTCACCGAGCTGATGCACCGCGCGCAGACGGTGCACCGCGAGCATTTCGACCCGACCGAGGTGCAGCTGTCCACCCTGCTGTCGATCAAGACCGGCGGCTGCCCGGAAGACTGCAGCTACTGCCCGCAGGCCGCGCGCTATGACACCGGCGTCGAAGCCAGCAAGGTGATGGATTGCGACGCGGTGCTCGACGCGGCCCGCCGCGCCCAAGCCGCCGGCGCCACCCGCTTCTGCATGGGCGCCGCCTGGCGCTCGCCGAAAGACCGCGACATCGAGAAAGTGGCCGAGCTCGTGAGCGCCGTGAAGTCGCTGGGCCTGGAGACCTGCGCCACGCTCGGCATGCTGGAAGACGGCCACGCCGAGACGCTGCAACAGGCCGGCCTCGACTACTACAACCACAACATCGACACCGCACCCGACAAGTACGGCGACATCATCAGCACCCGCCAGTTCCAGGACCGGCTCGACACCCTGCAGCGCGTGCGCGGTGCCGGCGTGAAGGTGTGCTGCGGCGGCATCGTCGGCATGGGCGAGACGCGCACCCAGCGGGCCGCGCTCGTGGCCGAACTCGCCAACATGGACCCGTACCCCGAGTCGGTGCCGATCAACAACCTCGTGCAGGTGCCCGGCACGCCGCTGCACGGCAGCGAGAAGCTCGACCCCCTTGAGTTCGTGCGCACCATCGCCGTCGCTCGCATCACCATGCCGAAGTCTCGCGTGCGCTTGTCGGCCGGCCGCCAGCAGCTCGGCGAAGCGGTGCAGACGCTGTGCTTCCTGGCCGGTGCCAACTCCATCTTCTACGGCGACAAGCTCCTGACCACCGGCAACCCCGACGTGCAAGCCGACCAGGAACTGCTCGCCAAGCTTGGGATGACCACCTCATGA
- the panC gene encoding pantoate--beta-alanine ligase — protein sequence MKVLHTIADLRAALPGPQACAFVPTMGNLHDGHLALVRQAKGHGLPVVASIFVNRLQFAPHEDFDRYPRTLQRDAELLQGAGCDFVFAPDEREMYPQPQTFKVHPDPALADILEGHFRPGFFVGVATVVMKLFTIVQPKVAVFGKKDYQQLMVIRRMVDQFALPIVIDGGETRRSDQGLALSSRNGYLSAAELSEALALSQTLKQLAAGYRANPGALASLEAEASRQLAARGWAPDYLTVRRRHDLQPPTAADAKAPLVVLGAAKLGTTRLIDNLEF from the coding sequence ATGAAGGTTCTCCACACCATCGCCGACCTGCGCGCCGCGCTGCCGGGCCCGCAAGCCTGTGCCTTCGTGCCCACCATGGGCAACCTGCACGACGGCCACCTCGCGCTCGTGCGCCAGGCCAAGGGCCATGGCCTGCCGGTGGTGGCGAGCATCTTCGTCAACCGGCTTCAGTTTGCACCGCACGAAGACTTCGACCGCTACCCGCGCACGCTGCAGCGCGACGCCGAGCTGCTGCAGGGTGCCGGCTGCGACTTCGTCTTCGCGCCCGACGAGCGCGAGATGTACCCGCAGCCACAGACCTTCAAGGTGCACCCCGACCCGGCGCTTGCCGACATCCTCGAAGGCCACTTCCGCCCCGGCTTCTTCGTCGGCGTGGCCACGGTCGTGATGAAGCTCTTCACCATCGTGCAGCCAAAGGTGGCCGTCTTCGGCAAGAAGGACTACCAGCAGCTGATGGTGATCCGCCGCATGGTGGACCAGTTCGCGCTGCCCATCGTCATCGACGGCGGCGAGACGCGCCGCTCCGACCAGGGCCTCGCGCTCTCGTCGCGCAACGGCTACCTGAGCGCCGCGGAGCTGAGCGAAGCACTGGCGCTGTCGCAGACGCTTAAGCAACTGGCCGCGGGCTACCGCGCGAACCCGGGTGCGCTCGCGTCGCTGGAGGCTGAAGCCAGCCGCCAACTCGCGGCACGCGGCTGGGCGCCCGACTACCTCACCGTGCGTCGGCGCCACGACCTGCAGCCGCCGACCGCCGCCGATGCAAAGGCTCCCCTTGTCGTGCTGGGCGCGGCCAAGCTCGGCACCACCCGCCTGATCGACAACCTCGAGTTCTGA
- a CDS encoding YoaK family protein, whose amino-acid sequence MLPFIRGWTDVQRTPRANRRLGATLAFVAGAANAGGFLAVGQYTSHMTGVMSSLADHLALGQFLLAGAALAALVTFIAGAMSTALLVNWAQRRQLHSSYSLPLLLEASLLMVFGVLGASLGLHSALLLPATVLLLCFTMGLQNAVITKISRAEIRTTHVTGLVTDLGIELGKLVYVNRSAALGQVRANRERLRTHALLVACFFVGGVMGALGFKWVGYITTVPLAALLVLLSLRPLWRDVQARLAPPGNAAP is encoded by the coding sequence ATGCTGCCCTTCATCCGAGGTTGGACCGATGTGCAGCGCACGCCGCGGGCCAACCGGCGGCTGGGGGCGACGCTGGCGTTCGTGGCCGGTGCGGCCAATGCCGGCGGCTTCCTCGCCGTCGGCCAGTACACCTCGCACATGACCGGCGTGATGTCGTCGCTGGCCGACCACCTGGCGCTCGGCCAGTTCCTGCTGGCCGGCGCCGCGCTCGCCGCACTCGTCACCTTCATCGCGGGCGCCATGAGCACGGCCCTGCTCGTCAACTGGGCGCAGCGCCGCCAGCTGCACAGCAGCTACAGCCTGCCGCTCTTGCTCGAAGCCAGCCTGCTGATGGTCTTCGGCGTCTTGGGTGCGAGCCTCGGCCTGCACTCGGCCCTGCTGCTGCCCGCGACCGTGCTGCTGCTCTGCTTCACCATGGGGCTGCAGAACGCCGTCATCACCAAGATCTCGCGCGCAGAGATCCGCACCACCCACGTGACCGGACTCGTCACCGACCTCGGCATCGAACTCGGCAAGCTCGTCTACGTGAACCGAAGCGCCGCGCTCGGGCAGGTGCGCGCCAACCGCGAACGGCTGCGCACGCACGCGCTGCTCGTGGCCTGCTTCTTCGTGGGCGGCGTGATGGGCGCGCTCGGATTCAAGTGGGTGGGCTACATCACCACCGTGCCGCTCGCCGCCCTGCTCGTGCTCTTGAGCCTGCGCCCGCTGTGGCGTGACGTGCAGGCCCGCCTGGCGCCCCCCGGAAACGCTGCACCGTGA
- a CDS encoding MBL fold metallo-hydrolase, with translation MTGRLLKRAALALLAALLLLAAFAVVQFNRRPSLAPYQSLTLPTAAQKTGVRVRFAGVATLVFDDGETAWAIDGFFSRPPALRTLFGTIGPDAAVVDASLKRLGIAQLAAVVPVHSHYDHAMDAPLVAQRTGALLVGGESTLQIGRGFGLAEAQMRAVKGGDTLQLGQFSLRFIASRHSPTPFSSGEGGELITSPLKPPAHATRWREGDVWSIAVSHASGKRYLVQGSAGIVPGALSGVRADTVFLGTGTLGKKNEAYRAAYWKETVKATGAKRVIPIHWDDFMQPMLDTPLVASPYLVDDFDVVMADLQQRGRQDGIEVRLPPLFEPFDP, from the coding sequence GTGACCGGCCGCCTGCTGAAACGGGCCGCCCTCGCGCTGCTCGCGGCGCTCTTGCTGCTGGCCGCGTTCGCGGTGGTGCAGTTCAACCGACGCCCGTCGCTCGCGCCGTACCAGTCGCTCACGCTGCCCACCGCCGCGCAGAAGACCGGCGTGCGCGTGCGCTTCGCCGGGGTGGCGACCCTCGTCTTCGACGACGGCGAGACCGCCTGGGCCATCGATGGCTTCTTCTCGCGGCCCCCGGCGCTGCGCACTCTCTTCGGCACCATCGGCCCCGATGCGGCCGTGGTCGACGCCTCGCTGAAGCGCCTGGGCATCGCCCAGCTCGCCGCCGTGGTGCCCGTGCATTCGCACTACGACCATGCGATGGACGCACCGCTCGTGGCGCAGCGCACCGGCGCGCTGCTGGTGGGCGGCGAGTCGACCTTGCAGATCGGCCGCGGCTTCGGCCTCGCCGAGGCGCAGATGCGCGCCGTGAAAGGCGGCGACACGCTGCAGCTCGGCCAGTTCAGCCTGCGCTTCATCGCGAGCCGCCACAGCCCCACGCCCTTCAGCAGCGGCGAGGGTGGCGAACTCATCACCTCACCGCTCAAGCCGCCGGCCCATGCCACCCGCTGGCGCGAAGGCGACGTGTGGTCGATCGCCGTGAGCCACGCATCGGGCAAGCGCTACCTGGTGCAAGGCAGCGCCGGCATCGTGCCGGGCGCGCTCTCGGGCGTGCGCGCCGACACCGTCTTCCTCGGCACCGGCACCCTCGGCAAGAAGAACGAGGCCTACCGCGCGGCCTACTGGAAAGAGACAGTCAAGGCCACCGGCGCGAAGCGCGTGATCCCGATCCACTGGGACGACTTCATGCAGCCCATGCTCGACACACCGCTCGTCGCTTCGCCCTACCTCGTCGACGACTTCGACGTGGTGATGGCCGACCTGCAGCAGCGGGGGCGGCAAGATGGCATCGAGGTGCGACTGCCGCCTCTTTTCGAGCCGTTTGATCCCTAG